The following coding sequences lie in one Musa acuminata AAA Group cultivar baxijiao chromosome BXJ3-1, Cavendish_Baxijiao_AAA, whole genome shotgun sequence genomic window:
- the LOC135629670 gene encoding triphosphate tunnel metalloenzyme 3-like — MEVEVKLRLPDAGAHQRLSDALVPHHLRTHLQENLFFDGAAGELSSRFAVLRIRFYDADSRCVISLKAKARLAGGVSRVEEDEEDIDPALGRACAAETWRLADLAGSSRIMRRVVEEFGSEGKMGSFVCLGGFRNVRAVYGWKEGLMLELDETQYDFGTSYELECETIDPERTKELLERFLKENGVPYSYSEASKFAVFRAGKLLP, encoded by the coding sequence ATGGAGGTTGAGGTCAAACTCCGCCTCCCCGACGCGGGCGCCCACCAGCGACTCTCCGACGCCCTCGTTCCCCACCACCTCCGCACCCACCTCCAGGAGAACCTCTTCTTCGACGGCGCCGCCGGCGAGCTCTCCTCCCGCTTCGCCGTCCTCCGTATCCGCTTCTACGACGCGGACTCCCGCTGCGTGATCTCCCTCAAGGCCAAGGCCCGCCTGGCCGGCGGCGTCAGCCGCgtcgaggaggacgaggaggacatCGACCCGGCCCTCGGCCGCGCCTGCGCCGCCGAGACGTGGCGGCTCGCCGACTTGGCCGGATCCTCTCGGATCATGAGGAGGGTGGTCGAGGAGTTCGGGTCGGAGGGAAAGATGGGATCCTTCGTGTGCCTGGGGGGCTTCCGGAATGTTAGGGCGGTCTACGGGTGGAAGGAGGGGTTGATGCTCGAGCTTGATGAGACGCAGTATGATTTCGGGACTAGTTACGAGCTAGAATGTGAGACGATCGACCCAGAGAGGACCAAGGAGTTGCTGGAGAGGTTCTTGAAGGAGAATGGAGTACCGTACTCGTACTCTGAAGCATCCAAGTTTGCAGTTTTCCGAGCAGGGAAGCTTCTACCCTGA
- the LOC135629690 gene encoding phosphopantothenoylcysteine decarboxylase subunit VHS3-like, protein MEALRGSEIGGDAVAFSSIELLAAQRSLSWLLFAVCSLSSSVGVSGEGFDMANMIMERNKPETMPENKDDGESDDDEHEYRDEREDDGEDFLGEEGNDRDDDDDNDDDDDDDDDETSGDEEEGSEEDDDDDDEEDSEDDSEDDSEDDEEDDE, encoded by the exons ATGGAGGCGTTGCGCGGAAGTGAGATCGGTGGAGATGCCGTCGCATTCTCCTCGATCGAGTTGCTTGCGGCGCAGAGGTCCCTCTCCTGGCTTCTTTTCGCG GTGTGCTCACTGTCAAGCAGTGTTGGCGTATCAGGCGAAGGGTTTGACATGGCAAATAT GATAATGGAAAGAAACAAACCTGAAACTATGCCTGAGAACAAGGACGATGGTGAGtcggatgatgatgagcatgaaTATAGGGATGAACGAGAAGATGATGGTGAAGATTTCTTAGGTGAGGAAGGGAATgatagagatgatgatgatgataatgacgatgatgatgatgacgatgatgacgaGACCAGTGGTGACGAAGAAGAAGGAAGCGAAGAGgatgatgacgacgatgatgAGGAGGATAGTGAGGATGATAGTGAAGATGATAGTGAAGATGATGAGGAAGATGATGAGTAA